A genomic stretch from Oncorhynchus gorbuscha isolate QuinsamMale2020 ecotype Even-year linkage group LG20, OgorEven_v1.0, whole genome shotgun sequence includes:
- the LOC124006602 gene encoding claudin-4-like, with product MCCLTLGTGQTWCEMDNSMCFFPDRWNYWGHVLEPAKAMILTAIILGVLGVMCSMVGAKCTDCIKDKTSQAKLIIIAGIIFILAGILILIPVSMVARSIINNSFEWVKAVLGASLYFGWVAAALLLIGGVTLCITVGVFGWMMGIFGWIASLAPCALSILRPFHVFPEPPFRDIWMVLMTITSISSILGALGVMGSIFGTRCCNCIKSNRIRVKARFIVGIFFILAGILQLTTEFVIVHYLITDVHLQLRYLVIFYPINWVIMLAELSIWSACMLLIGGTILCCSIFKRNQPDSTMTQSSSR from the coding sequence ATGTGCTGTTTGACCCTAGGCACGGGTCAGACATGGTGTGAGATGGACAACTCCATGTGTTTTTTTCCCGATCGTTGGAACTATTGGGGACATGTTCTGGAGCCTGCCAAAGCCATGATCCTCACTGCCATCATCCTGGGGGTTCTGGGGGTCATGTGCTCCATGGTTGGAGCCAAGTGCACCGACTGCATCAAAGACAAAACATCTCAGGCCAAGTTGATAATTATCGCTGGAATAATTTTCATCCTGGCCGGAATTCTCATCCTCATCCCTGTTTCCATGGTAGCTAGATCAATTATCAACAACTCCTTTGAATGGGTCAAAGCTGTGTTGGGGGCGTCGCTGTACTTCGGCTGGGTGGCGGCTGCCCTGCTCCTGATTGGAGGGGTCACACTGTGCATCACTGTGGGAGTCTTTGGGTGGATGATGGGAATCTTTGGATGGATAGCCTCCCTAGCACCCTGTGCTCTCTCTATATTGCGCCCATTCCATGTTTTTCCTGAGCCCCCCTTTAGGGACATATGGATGGTTCTGATGACTatcacctccatctcctccatcctggGAGCTCTAGGAGTGATGGGCTCCATCTTTGGGACCAGGTGCTGTAACTGCATCAAGAGTAACAGGATCAGGGTCAAGGCCAGGTTCATCGTTGGAATATTCTTCATCCTGGCTGGTATCCTGCAGCTCACCACTGAATTTGTGATTGTCCATTACTTGATAACGGATGTCCACCTGCAGCTCAGATATCTCGTCATTTTTTATCCAATCAACTGGGTTATTATGTTAGCTGAATTGAGTATCTGGTCCGCCTGCATGCTCCTGATAGGAGGGACTATACTCTGCTGCTCCATATTCAAGAGGAACCAACCAGACTCAACAATGACCCAATCATCCTCCCGCTAA